The Streptomyces europaeiscabiei genome window below encodes:
- a CDS encoding DUF1918 domain-containing protein, producing the protein MQAAVGDTLLVHGRTVGHHDRTAEVLEVLGHDGNPPYRVRFEDDGHEALMSPGPDTVVRHPGDPR; encoded by the coding sequence ATGCAGGCAGCTGTAGGCGACACCCTGCTGGTGCACGGCAGGACCGTCGGGCACCACGACCGGACCGCGGAGGTCCTGGAGGTGCTCGGCCATGACGGGAACCCGCCCTACCGGGTCAGGTTCGAGGACGACGGGCACGAGGCGTTGATGTCCCCGGGCCCGGACACGGTCGTCCGTCACCCCGGTGACCCGAGGTAG